A portion of the Acidisarcina polymorpha genome contains these proteins:
- the frr gene encoding ribosome recycling factor, with amino-acid sequence MAVSAIAAIPALKDTYLQLKARMDKGVQAFQAELASTRTGRASVHMLDGIRVLAYGAETPLNQVAQVTAPDANLILIQPWDPSLLAEVEKALRASDLGFNPQNDGKIVRVPIPPMTEERRKDVVKHLNKELEERKTVIRNIRRDGNEAIKKAAKDKTISGDEEKRALEEIQKLTDDEIKRMDEMSKAKEKEIMQI; translated from the coding sequence ATGGCAGTTTCCGCAATCGCAGCAATCCCCGCACTGAAGGACACCTATCTTCAACTGAAGGCACGCATGGATAAAGGCGTGCAGGCGTTTCAAGCAGAACTGGCTTCCACCCGGACGGGTCGCGCTTCGGTCCACATGCTGGACGGTATCCGCGTGCTTGCCTATGGGGCCGAGACGCCGCTCAATCAGGTTGCGCAAGTGACTGCGCCCGATGCAAACCTGATCCTGATCCAGCCCTGGGATCCGAGCCTGCTGGCTGAGGTGGAAAAGGCGCTGCGGGCTTCCGACCTCGGTTTCAATCCTCAGAACGATGGCAAGATCGTACGGGTCCCCATTCCTCCGATGACCGAAGAGCGCCGCAAGGATGTGGTCAAGCACCTCAACAAGGAGCTTGAGGAGCGCAAGACGGTCATCCGCAACATTCGCCGCGATGGCAACGAGGCGATCAAGAAGGCGGCCAAGGATAAAACCATCTCCGGAGATGAGGAGAAGCGCGCCCTGGAGGAGATTCAGAAGCTCACCGACGACGAAATCAAGCGCATGGACGAGATGTCGAAAGCCAAAGAAAAAGAAATCATGCAGATCTGA
- the bamA gene encoding outer membrane protein assembly factor BamA, whose product MYQTFAALLLFLTISGVVQAPIFAQQDTAAQSAPQNTPQNTPQTIAEIRVIGNRRIPKETVLARLFSHPGDAYDPITVERDFNSLWNTAYFENVRIEREDTPKGVILNIYVQEKPTIREINPKGLNSVTWSDVLDRFKKEKVGLTVESQYDPTKVERAVVVLRQLLSEHGHQFAVVKVDVKTIPPASVAINFNIKEGPTVKVGKIEFTGNAHYPTRDLRRSMKNLKPIGIPRSIFFENLFAKTYDASKLEEDAERVRQAYHDKGYYSANVGDPETRLRDESGLSLITFRPRKGKRIDITLPVEEGERYRLGSITFTGNKAVSNTKALRSQFAIKDGDWFSATAIGKGLEALHKAYGQLGYINFVGIPKPEVDEAKKVVNLNIDIDEGKQYYVSRIEFTGNTLTRDSVIRRELLLEEGQAYNSHLWELSLLRLNQLQYFEPLKVEEDSTPIRDDDNSTVQLLLKVKEKGKNSIGLNGGVSGLSGAFLGLNYQTNNFLGLGETLSVQASLGNVARNLLFGFTEPYFRNRPLSLGFQIYTNKTDYNASKNYKLSTGQSLNAGPATSSLLQNYNQSTTGLSFSASYPIRHSFKRVGFTYTLNRSNVTAFSAASSNLFQTLAFRSGIQGQNALDGIVNSMASFSFSENRIDNPYKPRNGQELSAAFQLAGLWGNVRYISPVVEFKQFHSMRGLHFSPEGRNVFGYKLQAEYIQGISGDVAPPFNRFYSGGEQDLRGFDVRSATPYGFIPTRVLFTLTNPDGTGVPRDPTNPTLGNIQIPIPVYGIVSMGGDTQLTSNMEYRIPIAGPVTFAFFNDFGIDVVLRKSQLRQSPQGIAQLNAPLYGCPNYFNGSCQGGQQIQFATSIRPIYGTNLVPRMSTGGELQVILPVVNAPFRIYYAYNPLRLFKQFEGENLITRSMFPAGGAGDFSYAESQQLYGSLYQLREPSKTFRLTVSTTF is encoded by the coding sequence ATGTACCAAACTTTCGCAGCGTTGTTGCTCTTCCTGACAATTAGCGGTGTCGTCCAAGCCCCAATCTTTGCGCAGCAGGATACGGCCGCGCAGAGCGCGCCACAGAACACACCGCAGAACACACCACAGACCATCGCTGAAATTCGGGTCATTGGCAACCGGCGTATTCCGAAAGAAACGGTCCTGGCGCGCTTGTTCAGTCATCCTGGCGACGCTTACGACCCCATCACCGTGGAGCGGGACTTCAACTCGCTTTGGAATACCGCCTACTTTGAGAACGTCCGGATCGAGCGCGAAGACACTCCCAAAGGAGTCATCCTCAACATCTACGTTCAGGAAAAGCCGACCATCCGGGAGATCAATCCCAAGGGTTTGAATTCGGTGACGTGGTCGGATGTTCTCGACCGTTTCAAGAAGGAGAAGGTCGGGCTGACGGTTGAGAGTCAATACGATCCAACCAAAGTCGAGCGCGCGGTAGTGGTGCTTCGCCAGTTGCTGTCGGAGCATGGCCACCAGTTCGCGGTGGTCAAGGTGGACGTGAAGACCATCCCGCCGGCCTCGGTAGCGATCAACTTCAATATCAAAGAGGGTCCGACGGTCAAGGTCGGCAAGATCGAGTTCACGGGAAATGCGCACTATCCCACGCGGGATCTTCGCCGCTCGATGAAGAACCTGAAGCCGATCGGCATCCCCAGATCGATTTTCTTTGAGAACCTGTTCGCGAAGACCTATGACGCCAGCAAGCTTGAGGAAGATGCGGAACGGGTGCGCCAGGCGTATCACGACAAGGGATATTACAGCGCCAACGTCGGCGATCCCGAGACCCGTCTGCGCGATGAATCGGGGTTGTCGTTGATCACCTTCCGTCCCCGCAAGGGGAAGCGGATCGACATCACGCTTCCGGTGGAAGAGGGAGAGCGCTACCGGCTGGGCTCGATTACCTTTACTGGAAACAAGGCAGTCAGCAACACCAAGGCACTGCGATCGCAGTTCGCGATTAAAGACGGCGACTGGTTCAGCGCTACCGCCATTGGCAAAGGCCTGGAAGCCCTGCACAAAGCCTATGGTCAGCTCGGCTACATCAACTTCGTCGGCATTCCCAAGCCGGAGGTGGATGAGGCGAAGAAGGTTGTGAACCTGAACATCGATATCGATGAAGGCAAGCAATACTACGTGTCACGCATTGAATTCACCGGCAACACCTTGACCCGCGACTCGGTGATTCGCCGCGAGTTGCTTCTGGAAGAAGGGCAAGCCTACAACAGCCATCTCTGGGAGCTCAGTCTGCTGCGTCTGAACCAGCTCCAGTATTTCGAGCCGCTCAAAGTCGAAGAGGACTCCACGCCGATTCGCGACGACGACAACTCGACCGTCCAACTGTTGCTGAAGGTCAAAGAGAAGGGCAAGAACAGCATCGGCCTGAACGGCGGAGTGAGCGGATTGTCTGGCGCATTCCTTGGCTTGAACTACCAGACCAATAACTTTCTTGGATTGGGTGAGACGCTGAGCGTGCAAGCCAGCTTGGGCAACGTCGCGCGGAACCTGCTCTTCGGGTTTACCGAGCCGTACTTCCGCAATCGTCCCTTGAGTCTTGGCTTCCAGATCTACACCAACAAGACCGACTACAACGCCTCGAAGAACTACAAGCTGAGTACCGGACAGTCCTTGAATGCAGGACCGGCGACCTCGTCGCTGCTCCAGAACTACAACCAGTCGACGACAGGTCTGAGCTTTTCAGCGAGCTATCCGATCCGTCATTCTTTTAAACGGGTTGGTTTCACTTACACCCTGAACCGGTCGAATGTGACCGCGTTCAGCGCCGCCTCCAGCAATCTCTTTCAGACGCTGGCATTCCGCAGCGGCATTCAAGGGCAGAACGCGCTGGACGGCATTGTCAACAGCATGGCGTCGTTCAGCTTTTCGGAAAACCGCATCGACAACCCCTATAAACCGCGCAACGGGCAGGAGCTCTCGGCCGCTTTCCAATTGGCGGGCCTTTGGGGCAACGTTCGCTACATCAGCCCGGTCGTGGAATTCAAGCAATTTCACTCGATGCGCGGGCTGCACTTCAGCCCGGAAGGCAGAAATGTCTTCGGCTACAAGCTGCAGGCTGAATACATCCAGGGCATCAGCGGCGACGTGGCGCCACCGTTTAATCGCTTCTATAGCGGCGGTGAACAGGATTTGCGCGGATTCGATGTGCGATCCGCAACTCCCTATGGGTTCATCCCCACGCGCGTGCTCTTCACGCTCACCAATCCGGATGGTACCGGCGTTCCACGCGATCCGACCAACCCCACTCTGGGCAACATCCAGATTCCGATCCCGGTGTACGGCATTGTCTCTATGGGCGGCGATACCCAGTTAACCAGCAACATGGAATATCGCATTCCAATCGCCGGTCCCGTCACCTTTGCGTTCTTCAACGATTTCGGCATCGACGTAGTCTTGCGCAAGTCGCAATTACGGCAGAGCCCGCAAGGCATTGCGCAGCTGAATGCACCGCTTTACGGCTGCCCGAATTATTTCAATGGATCCTGCCAGGGTGGTCAGCAGATCCAGTTCGCTACTTCGATCCGGCCCATCTATGGCACGAACCTGGTTCCTCGTATGTCGACAGGCGGCGAGCTGCAGGTGATTTTGCCGGTGGTGAATGCGCCCTTCCGTATCTATTACGCTTACAACCCTCTCCGTCTGTTTAAGCAGTTTGAGGGAGAGAATCTGATCACACGAAGCATGTTCCCGGCTGGAGGAGCAGGCGACTTCAGCTACGCCGAATCCCAGCAGCTATATGGCTCGCTCTACCAATTGCGGGAGCCCAGCAAGACCTTCCGCCTGACGGTGAGCACTACGTTTTAG
- a CDS encoding CPXCG motif-containing cysteine-rich protein has protein sequence MSLAAGFQCAGCGEWNETVVDESAGSRQNYVEDCQICCKPNVLAVLWDASALEYTIMAELES, from the coding sequence ATGTCGCTTGCGGCGGGGTTCCAATGCGCTGGTTGTGGAGAGTGGAATGAGACCGTGGTGGACGAATCAGCGGGCAGCCGCCAGAACTATGTGGAGGATTGCCAGATCTGCTGCAAACCGAACGTGCTGGCGGTGCTCTGGGACGCTTCTGCTTTGGAGTACACCATCATGGCGGAGTTGGAGAGCTGA
- a CDS encoding transglycosylase SLT domain-containing protein, giving the protein MGVSKTLAAVCIAATLFLTGSDSQQALSSPLGKQSQTLGPLTRRPFVLATLAEAAAAPAGSGSVQKAAPPPQAGSQSTVQAQSVSPPLTQQQKNQQQRDQQLIDAVEQAYQAGVNNYRAGHVEAAKANFDYAVDQLLMSGLDIKNDPQLSAEFEHIVDAVNTLEMEALKQGNGFQPHTEPTPVDVANDVTFAVDPTLKAQAQADLKTTQSDLPLVLNDYVASYINYFTNTKIGHNTLVNSLTRASRYKQMIQRVLADEGVPQDLIYQAVAESGFQVRVMNGRGSGAGGMWQFMPGDAHAPPRSAWYDQRFDPEASTRAYGRYIKFLYNQMGDWYLAMAAYDWGAGNVQRAVQRTGYADFWELYRRNALPEETKNYVPIILAATIMAKNPKQYGLDSIVFDPPLITDTVTTNYSVDLRLVSDIVEAPVQEIVALNPSLLRMATPPDESFELHLPPGTKAVYLKRIEEVPVDRRKSWRFHKVAPDETLEEIARSYHVSPKEIAFVNQLGEATDLTGTGSLIIPVSAVANASPSRSTRYVAKRGDTLVTIADRFNVSVDELRGWNHLRGAALTPGHSLYVSEPAHIVAPHGSRHSKMRAPARAHATAKPSTVKTAARSSSHTKVSHSAGTPTTTRVSSTHAASVPKGTKQPSSRP; this is encoded by the coding sequence ATGGGTGTATCAAAAACTCTTGCCGCTGTCTGCATCGCGGCCACACTATTCTTGACTGGGAGCGATTCTCAGCAAGCCCTTTCGTCCCCCCTAGGCAAGCAGTCGCAGACCCTCGGGCCTCTCACTCGCAGGCCATTTGTCTTAGCGACCCTGGCAGAGGCTGCTGCGGCTCCCGCAGGATCCGGTTCCGTCCAAAAAGCTGCGCCACCGCCGCAAGCCGGATCGCAATCGACTGTTCAAGCACAGAGTGTCAGTCCACCATTGACTCAGCAGCAAAAGAACCAGCAGCAGAGAGATCAGCAGCTGATTGATGCCGTTGAGCAAGCCTATCAGGCGGGCGTGAATAACTATCGCGCCGGCCACGTCGAGGCCGCCAAGGCCAATTTCGACTATGCCGTCGACCAGTTGCTGATGAGCGGGCTGGATATCAAGAACGATCCTCAGCTTTCGGCTGAGTTCGAGCATATCGTCGATGCCGTCAATACCCTCGAGATGGAGGCGCTCAAACAAGGCAATGGCTTCCAGCCGCACACCGAGCCGACCCCTGTCGATGTTGCCAACGATGTCACCTTCGCGGTCGACCCGACGCTCAAGGCGCAGGCCCAGGCGGACTTAAAGACCACCCAGTCCGACCTTCCTCTGGTGCTGAATGACTATGTCGCCAGCTACATTAACTACTTCACCAATACCAAGATTGGCCACAATACGCTGGTGAACTCACTGACTCGCGCCTCGCGCTACAAACAGATGATTCAGCGAGTGCTCGCCGACGAGGGTGTTCCACAGGATCTGATCTACCAGGCGGTCGCCGAGTCGGGCTTTCAAGTGCGGGTGATGAACGGCCGCGGCAGCGGAGCAGGCGGCATGTGGCAATTCATGCCCGGGGACGCCCATGCGCCGCCGCGCAGCGCATGGTACGACCAGCGCTTCGATCCGGAAGCGTCGACCCGCGCCTATGGCCGCTACATCAAGTTCCTCTACAACCAGATGGGCGATTGGTATCTGGCCATGGCGGCCTATGACTGGGGAGCGGGAAACGTGCAACGCGCCGTACAGCGCACCGGGTACGCGGACTTCTGGGAACTCTATCGCCGCAACGCCTTACCGGAAGAGACGAAGAACTATGTTCCCATTATTCTGGCGGCGACGATCATGGCCAAGAACCCGAAGCAATATGGACTCGATTCGATCGTCTTCGATCCGCCGTTGATCACCGACACGGTGACCACCAACTATAGCGTAGACCTTCGCCTGGTCTCCGACATCGTCGAGGCGCCGGTGCAGGAAATCGTCGCGCTCAATCCCAGCTTGCTGCGCATGGCGACGCCCCCGGACGAGTCCTTTGAACTCCATCTTCCGCCCGGAACCAAAGCGGTCTATCTCAAGCGCATCGAGGAAGTGCCGGTGGACCGGCGCAAGAGCTGGCGCTTCCATAAGGTAGCGCCGGATGAGACGCTCGAAGAGATTGCACGCAGCTATCACGTGAGTCCTAAAGAGATTGCGTTTGTCAATCAGCTGGGCGAGGCCACCGACCTGACTGGAACTGGGTCTCTGATCATTCCAGTGTCCGCGGTTGCGAATGCATCACCCTCGCGATCGACCCGTTATGTTGCGAAGAGGGGCGACACACTGGTGACGATTGCCGATCGGTTCAACGTCTCTGTGGACGAGCTACGCGGGTGGAACCATCTGCGTGGCGCCGCATTGACTCCGGGGCACAGCTTATATGTCTCGGAACCGGCGCATATTGTTGCCCCACACGGCAGCCGGCACTCGAAGATGCGTGCTCCCGCGCGGGCCCACGCCACAGCCAAGCCATCGACGGTGAAGACTGCAGCCCGGAGTTCTTCGCATACGAAGGTGAGTCACTCGGCGGGAACCCCGACAACAACAAGAGTTTCATCGACACATGCGGCGAGTGTTCCCAAAGGAACGAAACAGCCATCTTCGCGGCCATAG
- a CDS encoding OmpH family outer membrane protein codes for MKRSLTFVCILASGFSVSALAQASAASPMPSAPVPASSAVPAAGPAKIAIIQFQQAVAATNEGQRDFAELRKKFEPKQTQLKALSDEIDGLKKQLQSPTATEATKATLTRQIDEKTKSLQRQGEDAQNDFQQETGETYQKLAEKVYQIVQTYAAQSGYTLVLDASAQQSPVLWANQGTDISQAVVEAYNQKSGVPAQANSTPTSTTPRSTAPARTPSTTKPATSPQ; via the coding sequence ATGAAGCGTTCGTTGACATTCGTTTGCATTCTCGCGTCGGGGTTTAGCGTCAGCGCTCTGGCGCAGGCCAGCGCCGCCTCCCCGATGCCCAGCGCGCCGGTGCCCGCTTCCTCCGCAGTACCTGCCGCAGGACCGGCCAAGATCGCGATCATTCAGTTTCAGCAGGCCGTGGCCGCTACTAACGAAGGGCAGAGAGACTTCGCTGAGCTTCGCAAGAAATTCGAACCTAAGCAGACCCAGCTGAAGGCGCTCAGCGACGAGATCGACGGACTAAAGAAGCAGCTGCAGAGCCCCACCGCGACCGAGGCCACGAAGGCAACCCTGACCAGGCAGATTGACGAGAAGACCAAGTCCTTGCAGCGCCAGGGAGAGGATGCGCAGAACGACTTCCAGCAGGAAACAGGCGAGACTTACCAGAAGCTGGCGGAAAAGGTCTATCAGATTGTCCAGACCTACGCTGCGCAGAGCGGATATACGCTGGTGCTCGACGCTTCGGCGCAACAGAGCCCGGTGCTGTGGGCCAACCAGGGAACGGATATCTCCCAGGCCGTTGTCGAGGCTTATAACCAGAAATCCGGGGTTCCAGCACAGGCCAACTCGACGCCTACTTCCACCACTCCGCGAAGCACTGCCCCAGCCCGTACGCCAAGCACCACCAAGCCAGCGACTTCACCTCAGTAA
- the lepA gene encoding translation elongation factor 4, translating to MDIQHIRNFAIIAHIDHGKSTLSDRLLELTGSVTSREMQAQVLDAMDLERERGITIKAHAVRMAYQAKNGETYQLNLIDTPGHVDFSYEVSRSLASCEGALLVVDASQGVEAQTLANAYLAISNGLDMIPVINKIDLPSADVVRTQEMIESAVGLDATDALPVSAKTGLGVPEVLEAIVHRLPPPTGDREAPLQALIFDSWFDPYRGVVVLVRVINGRLATGMKIRLMSNGRVFDVDSMGVLTPKPVAIGELTAGEVGFFVATIKNVADTKIGDTVTEDARPCAEALAGFEELKPMVFAGIYTIDSHEHTLLRDALEKLRLNDSSFFFEPESSAALGFGFRCGFLGLLHMEIIQERLEREYDLDLITTAPGVRYIITLTDGSVLEVDNPSRWPDTTEIEKIEEPVITATILTNEEYVGGILKLVEDKRGRQKNFEYVTPTRVMLTYELPLNEIVLDFYDRLKSVSRGYASLDYQLAGMWESPMVKMDILVGGEPVDALSIIVHKDFAYDRGRALVSKMRELIPRQMFEVAIQAAIGAKIVARETVTAIRKNVLAKCYGGDISRKRKLLEKQKEGKKRMKRIGKVDIPQEAFLAVLKIGEDSSR from the coding sequence ATGGACATTCAGCACATCCGCAATTTCGCCATAATCGCCCATATCGATCATGGCAAGAGCACCCTGTCCGACCGGCTGCTCGAACTCACCGGCTCGGTCACCTCCCGTGAGATGCAGGCCCAGGTGCTCGACGCCATGGACCTCGAGCGCGAACGCGGCATCACCATCAAGGCCCATGCCGTCCGCATGGCCTACCAGGCGAAGAACGGCGAAACCTATCAGCTCAACTTGATTGACACTCCCGGCCATGTCGATTTCTCGTATGAGGTCTCGCGGTCTTTGGCCTCCTGCGAGGGAGCCTTACTGGTCGTCGACGCCTCGCAGGGTGTCGAGGCCCAGACGCTCGCCAACGCCTATCTCGCCATCAGCAACGGCCTGGACATGATCCCGGTGATTAACAAGATCGACCTGCCCAGCGCCGATGTCGTGCGTACGCAAGAGATGATTGAGTCTGCAGTGGGCCTGGATGCGACCGACGCGCTTCCGGTGAGCGCCAAGACCGGCCTCGGCGTTCCCGAGGTCCTGGAGGCGATTGTGCATCGATTGCCGCCTCCGACCGGTGACCGCGAAGCCCCCTTGCAAGCCTTGATCTTCGATTCCTGGTTCGATCCCTATCGCGGCGTGGTGGTGCTGGTGCGCGTCATCAACGGACGCTTGGCTACCGGCATGAAGATTCGCCTTATGTCGAACGGCCGCGTCTTCGATGTCGACTCGATGGGCGTCCTTACTCCCAAGCCGGTCGCCATCGGCGAGCTCACTGCCGGTGAAGTCGGCTTCTTTGTCGCCACCATCAAGAACGTCGCTGACACCAAGATCGGCGACACCGTGACCGAAGACGCGCGCCCTTGCGCCGAAGCCCTAGCCGGCTTCGAAGAACTGAAGCCGATGGTCTTCGCCGGCATCTACACCATCGACTCCCATGAACACACCTTGCTCCGTGATGCCCTTGAGAAGCTGCGCTTGAATGACTCGTCCTTCTTCTTCGAGCCGGAAAGCTCCGCCGCCCTCGGCTTCGGCTTCCGCTGCGGATTCCTCGGCCTGTTGCACATGGAGATCATCCAGGAGCGGCTCGAGCGCGAATATGACCTCGACCTGATCACCACCGCACCCGGTGTGCGTTACATCATTACCTTGACCGATGGCTCCGTCCTTGAGGTCGATAATCCCTCCCGCTGGCCAGACACCACGGAGATCGAAAAGATTGAAGAGCCAGTCATTACCGCTACCATCCTGACCAATGAAGAATATGTAGGCGGCATCCTCAAGCTGGTGGAGGACAAACGTGGACGGCAAAAGAACTTTGAATACGTTACGCCCACTCGAGTCATGCTGACCTACGAGCTCCCGCTGAATGAAATCGTTCTCGATTTCTACGACCGGCTGAAAAGCGTCTCCCGCGGTTACGCTTCGCTCGACTATCAACTTGCCGGCATGTGGGAGTCGCCCATGGTGAAGATGGACATCCTCGTCGGCGGCGAACCGGTCGACGCTCTCTCAATCATCGTCCACAAGGATTTCGCCTACGACCGCGGCCGCGCTCTGGTTTCCAAGATGCGCGAATTGATCCCCAGGCAAATGTTCGAGGTCGCCATCCAGGCGGCGATCGGAGCCAAGATCGTCGCCCGGGAAACGGTCACCGCTATTCGCAAGAATGTCTTGGCAAAGTGCTATGGCGGCGACATCTCGCGAAAACGGAAGCTGCTGGAGAAGCAAAAAGAGGGCAAGAAGCGTATGAAACGAATCGGGAAAGTCGACATTCCGCAAGAGGCCTTTCTTGCGGTGTTGAAGATCGGCGAAGACAGCTCCCGTTAG
- a CDS encoding acyltransferase family protein yields MATTTIPSAPVATKPARMLSVDVLRGLTLAFMILVNNNGDGERAYWALKHAAWNGFTPTDLVFPTFLFLVGISTVFSTESRLARGATKSSLFLHVIRRTVILYLFGLLVNSFPFFNLHTMRFYGVLPRIAICYFVVASLYLISPAWRSKLALLVAALAGYWLLMRFVPVPGYGLPGRDVPLLDRDGNLTAWLDRQIFSPSHLYEHTRDPEGLLSTIPALGTALIGMLTGLWLRTSRSIEEKAKGIALAGATGVLLGGVWNFWFPLNKKLWTSSFVLFAGGLSLLLLALSIWLIDVRGKRSDGKADPETRAKRFMPLLVFGMNAIGAYVFSELLPGVVSNIHVHPGVNLSQWYYGGLLHIIPDAAFASLLYSLTIVLICWLAMLVLYRRRIFLKI; encoded by the coding sequence ATGGCCACAACGACTATCCCCTCAGCCCCAGTCGCCACCAAGCCGGCCCGAATGTTGTCGGTCGATGTGCTGCGCGGCCTCACGCTCGCCTTTATGATCCTGGTCAACAACAACGGCGATGGCGAACGTGCTTATTGGGCGCTTAAACATGCTGCGTGGAACGGGTTTACCCCAACCGACCTGGTTTTCCCCACATTTCTTTTCCTGGTGGGGATATCGACCGTGTTTTCCACGGAATCGCGCTTGGCGAGGGGCGCCACCAAGAGCTCCTTATTCCTGCACGTGATCCGGCGTACGGTCATTCTTTATTTGTTTGGGCTGCTGGTGAACAGCTTCCCGTTCTTCAACCTGCACACCATGCGGTTTTATGGAGTGTTGCCGCGAATCGCGATTTGCTACTTCGTGGTCGCGTCGCTCTATCTCATCAGCCCTGCTTGGCGCAGCAAATTGGCGCTTCTCGTGGCGGCCCTGGCCGGCTACTGGCTGCTGATGCGCTTTGTGCCGGTCCCCGGCTATGGTCTTCCGGGGCGCGACGTGCCGCTGCTCGATCGCGACGGCAACTTGACAGCATGGCTCGACCGGCAGATCTTCTCGCCCTCGCATTTGTATGAACACACGCGTGATCCCGAAGGATTGTTGAGCACCATACCGGCTCTAGGTACAGCGCTGATCGGTATGCTGACCGGGCTGTGGCTGCGCACGAGCCGCAGTATTGAAGAGAAGGCGAAAGGGATTGCACTTGCCGGCGCTACGGGGGTCCTGCTGGGAGGCGTCTGGAACTTCTGGTTTCCGCTCAACAAAAAGCTCTGGACCAGCTCTTTTGTCCTTTTCGCAGGTGGATTGAGCCTGCTGCTGTTGGCATTGTCGATCTGGCTTATCGACGTACGGGGCAAGCGGTCTGATGGCAAGGCTGATCCAGAGACCCGCGCAAAACGCTTCATGCCTTTGCTGGTATTCGGGATGAACGCCATTGGGGCCTACGTCTTCTCTGAGCTGCTGCCGGGCGTGGTTTCAAATATTCACGTCCATCCCGGTGTGAATTTGAGCCAGTGGTACTACGGAGGACTTCTTCACATCATCCCGGACGCTGCCTTTGCTTCGCTGCTCTACTCTTTGACGATTGTCCTGATTTGTTGGCTGGCGATGCTGGTGCTTTACCGGCGACGCATCTTCCTCAAGATCTGA
- a CDS encoding YybH family protein, which produces MWRNKLAILCLLIPLQVRLMPIALAQDSSASIQQVMQRQVQAWNHGDIEAFMHGYNNAADTTFIGKTLEQGYAPILARYKKAYPGHEAMGTLDFSEISVRMLGSDYAVATGKFHLARTAAGGGDASGIFSLVWEETQEGWKIILDHTTSE; this is translated from the coding sequence ATGTGGAGAAATAAACTGGCCATTCTTTGCCTGCTCATCCCCTTGCAAGTTCGGCTTATGCCGATCGCACTGGCGCAGGATTCATCTGCCTCCATCCAGCAGGTGATGCAACGACAAGTTCAGGCGTGGAACCACGGAGATATAGAGGCTTTCATGCATGGATACAACAACGCAGCCGACACCACCTTCATTGGCAAAACCCTTGAACAAGGCTACGCTCCAATCCTGGCGCGGTACAAAAAGGCATATCCCGGCCATGAGGCGATGGGCACACTCGACTTCTCAGAGATCTCGGTGCGCATGTTGGGTTCTGACTATGCGGTAGCGACGGGAAAGTTCCACCTTGCCAGAACGGCCGCGGGCGGAGGCGACGCCTCCGGCATCTTCTCTCTCGTCTGGGAAGAGACGCAGGAGGGATGGAAGATCATCCTCGATCACACCACCAGCGAGTGA